The genomic interval GCAGTATCGAAATCGCGAGATCTCTCGTTGCGGTGCACCAACTCAATCCTTCGACTCCCTTTTCCGCCGCACGCGCCAGGGCGGAGGGCGTGGAAGTATTGGCACGAGAGTACGCCAGAGTCGATTACATCCAGTTTCTCGATGGTGACTGCGAGCTTGCTTCCGAATGGCTGCGACAAGCCGCGGCCTACCTTGATCAGCATGAAGACGTCGCCATCGTCTGCGGGCAACTCAGTGAAGCACAATCCGATGTGTTGCTCTATCGCAAGCTGAGTCCGCAAACCTGGAAGCAGCCCGCAGGTGATGTGGAGGCTTGCGGCGGCATCTTTATGATTCGAGCGCTAGCGTATGAGGCCGTCGGAGGGTTCAACCGCTCACTGCTTACCCGCGAGGAAAGCGATCTCTGTGCCAGGATCAGAGCCGCAGGGGGACGAGTCGTTCGGCTGGATCTCCCGATGGCCTGCCACGATTCGGGAATTGACACCTTTTCACAGTGGTGGGCGCGGGCCGTCTGGGGTGGGTATGGCGATGCGCTGAGCATCCGCAACAGTCGCGCAAACCGGCGGCGTCTTCGCCGAATGTGGACGGCTCTACTGCTACCACCCACGCTTCTTGTCATTGGGTGCTTTGGGATGATCTGGTCACTCTGGTTTGCGGCCGCCATCGTCTGCGGACTGGCGGGTATTGGAGTGCAGTTCACGAGAACAGCTGTCGCGCGTTGGCGACAGGGCGACTCAGTTTCCTACGCGCTCCAGTTCTCCGCTTTTTCGTCCCTGCGGGTGATCGCGGGGGGAGTCGGCTTTCTGAGATACTACACCCAGCGGGGTGCGACTGCGAAGCGCCCCGACCCGCGTCCGGGCCTGGACGCGACGGTAATCGATGCGGTGTCAGAGCACGATCGGTGTGCCGCCGACGCTGTCTGAGAACAATCGATGAGTGGCAATCGCACTGTTGTTGTACTCGGAGTCACTTGTAACGGGCTCTCCGTCGTCCGAAGTTTCGGACGACGTGGCATTCCCGTTGTCGCGGTCGATTCCTACACGGACCGCGCTGGCCTCGGTTCGCGCTATGCCAAGGTCATATTCGCTCCGACCAATATCATTGAGGACGAATCGCCCTGGCTTGACTTTCTGATCAAACTGGCCTCCCGCGAAGCGGAAAAGCCGATTCTCTTTCCAACCGAGGATGCCTATGTGTTGTTTATCGCGAAGCATCGCGAGGAACTGGGCACCTGCTACGACTTCAACCTACCGCCGGACGAAGTTGTTCAAGCATCCGTCAGCAAGCTGGGCACTCACGCACTCGCAGTCAAGTGCGATATTCCGACACCGTGGACCTATCTAGTGCAGACGTATGAGGACTATGAACGGATCAAGGATCAGGTTTCGTTCCCATGCGCCTTAAAGCCGTCGCTGGCACACGTGTGGTTGCGAAAGTACACTGACGAGAAGCTGCTGGTCATTGAACGACCCGAGCAGTTGCACGAGCGACTGCGAGAGCTGATGCGCCTTGGGATTGAAGTGATCCTTCAGGAGATCATCCCGGGTGGGGATGAACAGGTGTTCGTGTTCGGTGTCTACGTCGGCAGAAGCGGACAGGTGCTCGGGCACACCGTCATGCACAAGCTGCGCCAGTGGCCGGTCGATTTTGGAGTCGGGGCATTCGACGTGAGCGTGATTGAACCTGGACTGAAGGAGACGGCGTTCGAGTTGATTCGCAAGTCCGGTTACCGCGGAATGGCGTCAACAGAGTACATGCTTGACCCCCGAGATGGTCTCTACAAGCTCATCGACATCAATCCGAGAACCTGCATGATCGGGGAGCTGGCGATCGCGAGCGGAGTCGATCTTCCGTACCTCTACTATCGCGATGTCATCGGTGACCAGGTGGAGCCAGTGGAGCCGTGCAAGCTTGGGGTGAAGTGGTTCTGCTTCGAGTGGGACCTGAAGAGTTTCCTAGAGCACAGACGCCGTGGCGAATTGACCCTGCGAGGCTGGCTGGCCTCATTGCGCGGGAAGCGTGTGTGTGCGTACTACGCAGCGGACGATCCAAAGCCGTTCTTCACGGCGATGATTCAGCTTGTGCGGCGCACTTTCAGCAATGCCATTGGTCGCTCCGCGCCCAGATCAAATGAGCCGTGTCGGCAATCCGTACTTTCAGGTTCCGAGTGCCAGTCCTGATGCAGCAGGTGCGAACGCGTCTCGATCGAGCCGCCTCGAAAGCGGGAGTCTTGCGGGCGTACGAAGACTGCAGATCTCCTGGTGTGGCTGTGTTGATGTACCACCGCGTCCTTCCGGCGGGGCAGGCACGCGAGTATCCGCTGGCTTCGCTGGCGATGCCGGTTCACGCGTTTGAGGAGCAGGTCGCGTGGTTGGCCGGGCGGTATCACGTCGTCTCGCTTCGCGATGCGGCGGAGATGCTGCACCGCGGCGAGGCGCCAGAGAAGCGGGTCATCGCGCTCACGTTTGACGACGGCTACGCGGACAACTTCGAAAACGTGGGGCCGATCCTGGAGCGGTATGGTCTGCGCGGCACGTTCTTTGTCACGACCGGATTCGTCGAAGGCAGCGAGCCGATGTGGTTTGACATCGCGGCGGAAGCCTGGCTGAGAGGTTCGCCCAGCGCCCGGGAGGGCATGGTTGCATCCCTGCCGAAGCCGCCCGACAGACGCGTGGCACGGGAGGGCGGCATTCGAGTGTGGATGCAGGGCTTGAAGCAAGTGCGGCCCGGCGAACGGTTGGCGCTGATCGACCGAGCGACCAAACTGGCTCCGGGCGGGGCTGATCCGGCCAAGTACCGCGCGATGACGCGCGAGCAGGTAGCCGAGCTGCACGCGCGTGGACACGAAATCGGCTCTCACACCATTACGCACCCGATTCTGACGCAACTCGATGATGGTGAATTGCTTCGCGAACTTGTGGAGTCCAAGGACACACTCGAATCGTGGATCGGCGACGAAGTGTCGAGCTTCTGCTACCCCAATGGAGACTGGGACGAACGCGTGAAGGCGGCCGCGCTCGAAGCCGGGTATCGCGTCGCCTGCACGACGACGCCTGGCTTCAACCGGCGCCAGACGGATCGCCTGTTGCTCAGCCGGTTCGACATCACTCCGCAGAGGGTGCTGAATGCCGATGGCACTCACGATCTGCTCGGGTTTCGTGCGGAGGTTTGCGGGTGGCGGCACCTGTGCCGAAGGCTGATGTTTCGATGAGTTCAATCTTGGCAACACCTTCGATTGCGGAACAGCGGGCCGGCGAGAGCCGGGGCCCGGCACTCGGCGCTGCAACAGTCCGCGCAACCCTGATCGGCAGCGGCAAGATCTCTGAGCAGCACATCCTGGCGCTTCGGCATCGGGTCGGATGCGAAGTTGCGGCGATTTGCGACCTTTCGCCAGCCATGGCGCGCTTCACGGCGGAACGGTTCAGCATCCCGGCGACGTTCACTGACTTTGAGCGCATGCTCAGTGAGTGTGAGCCGCAAGTCGTGCACGTTCTCACCCCTGCCGCGTCGCATGCACGGATCGTGCGGCGATGCATCGAAGCCGGCCGGCACGTGATCGTGGAAAAGCCGGTGGCACTGTCGCACGAGGAGTTTTGCTCACTGCGGAGCCTCGCCGAGTCTAAGGGGGTTCTCCTCATCGAGAATCACAACTACCGGTTCAACCGGCCGTTTCTGTGGCTGGAGGAGCGGGTGGCCGACGGCGCCGTGGGCGAAGTTGAAGAGGTTGACGTCCGGCTGGCTCTGCGCATCCGCGACGGTGGACGGTACGCCGATGCCAACGCGCCGCATCCGAGTCATCAACTACCGGCGGGAGCAATTCATGAATTCATCTCGCACCTGTGCTATCTCGCGCTGCGGCTTTGCGCGGCAGAGCCGGATCACGTCCGCGCGGCGTGGCGCAACTTAGGCGGCGGAAGCATTTTCAAGTACGATGACCTGGACGCGGTCGTCGGATTCGGTCGGACGACCGCACGACTCCGCTTTACCTGCCGTCAGTGGCCGGATGAGTTCAGCGTTGCGGTGCGAGGCAGTCGTGGTCAGGCATTCATCGAAATGTTCAACCCGACCTGTCGACTCGTGCGACAGCGAGGCGGGAGCCCTCACCTCGTGCCCCTGTTCAATTCACTCTCGAATGCGCGCTCTTGCCTTGCTTCTGGATTCGGCGGCGTGTGGGGCAAGATCGCCGGAAGGACCGCGTACGAGGGCCTCGAGCGACTCCTGAACTTGACCTACGACGCCATCGAGAGCGGCGGAGACCCTCCCGTAACTCTCGATGACATGGACCGCACGAGCCGGTTGATCGATGCGCTCCTTGCACTGGAGAATCAGGTTTGAGACTGCTGATCACGGGTGCGGGAGGGTTCTTGGGCC from Phycisphaerales bacterium carries:
- a CDS encoding Gfo/Idh/MocA family oxidoreductase — encoded protein: MSSILATPSIAEQRAGESRGPALGAATVRATLIGSGKISEQHILALRHRVGCEVAAICDLSPAMARFTAERFSIPATFTDFERMLSECEPQVVHVLTPAASHARIVRRCIEAGRHVIVEKPVALSHEEFCSLRSLAESKGVLLIENHNYRFNRPFLWLEERVADGAVGEVEEVDVRLALRIRDGGRYADANAPHPSHQLPAGAIHEFISHLCYLALRLCAAEPDHVRAAWRNLGGGSIFKYDDLDAVVGFGRTTARLRFTCRQWPDEFSVAVRGSRGQAFIEMFNPTCRLVRQRGGSPHLVPLFNSLSNARSCLASGFGGVWGKIAGRTAYEGLERLLNLTYDAIESGGDPPVTLDDMDRTSRLIDALLALENQV
- a CDS encoding glycosyltransferase family 2 protein; translation: MADTAVIIIGRNEGERLRRAIASIPQNEGHSLYVDSGSTDGSIEIARSLVAVHQLNPSTPFSAARARAEGVEVLAREYARVDYIQFLDGDCELASEWLRQAAAYLDQHEDVAIVCGQLSEAQSDVLLYRKLSPQTWKQPAGDVEACGGIFMIRALAYEAVGGFNRSLLTREESDLCARIRAAGGRVVRLDLPMACHDSGIDTFSQWWARAVWGGYGDALSIRNSRANRRRLRRMWTALLLPPTLLVIGCFGMIWSLWFAAAIVCGLAGIGVQFTRTAVARWRQGDSVSYALQFSAFSSLRVIAGGVGFLRYYTQRGATAKRPDPRPGLDATVIDAVSEHDRCAADAV
- a CDS encoding polysaccharide deacetylase family protein, encoding MYHRVLPAGQAREYPLASLAMPVHAFEEQVAWLAGRYHVVSLRDAAEMLHRGEAPEKRVIALTFDDGYADNFENVGPILERYGLRGTFFVTTGFVEGSEPMWFDIAAEAWLRGSPSAREGMVASLPKPPDRRVAREGGIRVWMQGLKQVRPGERLALIDRATKLAPGGADPAKYRAMTREQVAELHARGHEIGSHTITHPILTQLDDGELLRELVESKDTLESWIGDEVSSFCYPNGDWDERVKAAALEAGYRVACTTTPGFNRRQTDRLLLSRFDITPQRVLNADGTHDLLGFRAEVCGWRHLCRRLMFR